In one window of Microtus pennsylvanicus isolate mMicPen1 chromosome 2, mMicPen1.hap1, whole genome shotgun sequence DNA:
- the Vps28 gene encoding vacuolar protein sorting-associated protein 28 homolog isoform X2: MAELFAVVKTMQALEKAYIKDCVTPNEYTAACSRLLVQYKAAFRQVQGSEISSIDEFCRKFRLDCPLAMERIKEDRPITIKDDKGNLNRCIADVVSLFITIMDKLRLEIRAMDEIQPDLRELMETMHRMSHLPPDFEGRQTVSQWLQTLSGMSASDELDDSQVRQMLFDLESAYNAFNRFLHA, translated from the exons ATGGCGGAGCTGTTTGCAGTGGTGAAGACCATGCAGGCCCTGGAGAAAGCGTACATCAAGGACTGCGTCACCCCTAATGA ATACACTGCCGCTTGCTCCAGGCTCCTGGTCCAGTACAAAGCTGCCTTTCGACAGGTTCAAGGCTCAGAGATCAGCTCCATTGACGAGTTTTGCCGGAAGTTCAGA CTGGACTGCCCACTTGCCATGGAGAGGATCAAGGAGGACCGACCCATCACTATCAAGGACGACAAGGGCAATCTCAACCGCTGCATCGCAGATGTAGTTTCG CTCTTCATTACAATCATGGACAAGCTGCGTCTGGAGATCCGCGCCATGGATGAG ATTCAGCCGGACCTACGGGAGCTAATGGAGACCATGCACCGGATGAGCCACCTGCCTCCAGACTTTGAGGGTCGCCAAACCGTCAGCCAATG GCTGCAGACCCTGAGCGGAATGTCCGCGTCTGATGAGCTGGATGACTCCCAGGTTCGCCAGATGCTCTTCGATCTGGAGTCAGCTTACAATGCCTTTAACCGCTTCCTACATGCCTGA
- the Vps28 gene encoding vacuolar protein sorting-associated protein 28 homolog isoform X1, whose translation MFHGIPATPGVGAPANKPELYEEVKLYKNAREREKYDNMAELFAVVKTMQALEKAYIKDCVTPNEYTAACSRLLVQYKAAFRQVQGSEISSIDEFCRKFRLDCPLAMERIKEDRPITIKDDKGNLNRCIADVVSLFITIMDKLRLEIRAMDEIQPDLRELMETMHRMSHLPPDFEGRQTVSQWLQTLSGMSASDELDDSQVRQMLFDLESAYNAFNRFLHA comes from the exons ATGTTTCACGGAATCCCAGCTACTCCTGGCGTTGGAG CCCCTGCGAACAAGCCGGAGCTGTATGAG GAAGTAAAGCTGTACAAGAATGCTCGGGAGCGGGAGAA GTATGACAACATGGCGGAGCTGTTTGCAGTGGTGAAGACCATGCAGGCCCTGGAGAAAGCGTACATCAAGGACTGCGTCACCCCTAATGA ATACACTGCCGCTTGCTCCAGGCTCCTGGTCCAGTACAAAGCTGCCTTTCGACAGGTTCAAGGCTCAGAGATCAGCTCCATTGACGAGTTTTGCCGGAAGTTCAGA CTGGACTGCCCACTTGCCATGGAGAGGATCAAGGAGGACCGACCCATCACTATCAAGGACGACAAGGGCAATCTCAACCGCTGCATCGCAGATGTAGTTTCG CTCTTCATTACAATCATGGACAAGCTGCGTCTGGAGATCCGCGCCATGGATGAG ATTCAGCCGGACCTACGGGAGCTAATGGAGACCATGCACCGGATGAGCCACCTGCCTCCAGACTTTGAGGGTCGCCAAACCGTCAGCCAATG GCTGCAGACCCTGAGCGGAATGTCCGCGTCTGATGAGCTGGATGACTCCCAGGTTCGCCAGATGCTCTTCGATCTGGAGTCAGCTTACAATGCCTTTAACCGCTTCCTACATGCCTGA